From Micromonospora rifamycinica, a single genomic window includes:
- the murJ gene encoding murein biosynthesis integral membrane protein MurJ, producing the protein MSGGLYRSANAAQGGDGPRPYDGATFISAEPLNQPGVAATEPPQEVVAETSAAANSAVMAVGSLVSRGTGFVRNLMIGAALGSAVGDAFTTAQFLPNQVYEFLLGGVLTSVLIPVLVRRSKADPDRGEAYAQRLLTLAVLALAATVVIALLLASTLTTLYAGGKNRDYTDLVTNLSYLMLPMLFFTGVSALIAAVLNTRGHFAAPMWAPILNNLVVIGTFGLYIVVYGAQALGPGDIGWDRILLVGGGTLLGVAVQAAGLLPALRKVGFRWKLRLDFRELGLRELARLGGWMFCYVAVNQLGLFVVVNLLTRAAGGDEDNAGLLIYNNVFLLLMMAHGIIAVSIITALMPRMSAAAAEGRFADVTADLSRGTRMVTAVLAPIAVCYAVLAGPVSVVVFRYGAFTGDNALATSLVLLVAALGLVPFAISQLFTFAFYALPDTRTPALVNIPVVILRVAVQIGVFVAFSATFAAAGMMLGNAVSYVAAAVLSALLLRPRVGRIGLGRIMRTMGKVLVAALGAALVGLLVVGLLPGDPGNLSWTAAAVRLVGGGVVIGGTYLGLAMVLRIGEITEVVAMVRRRLGR; encoded by the coding sequence ATGAGCGGCGGGCTCTACCGCAGCGCGAACGCCGCGCAGGGTGGCGACGGGCCCCGGCCGTACGACGGGGCGACGTTCATCTCCGCCGAGCCGTTGAACCAGCCGGGGGTGGCGGCGACCGAGCCGCCGCAGGAGGTGGTCGCCGAGACCAGCGCCGCGGCGAACAGCGCGGTGATGGCGGTCGGCAGCCTGGTCAGCCGGGGTACCGGCTTCGTCCGCAACCTGATGATCGGGGCCGCGCTGGGCAGCGCGGTCGGCGACGCGTTCACCACCGCCCAGTTCCTGCCCAACCAGGTCTACGAGTTCCTGCTCGGCGGCGTGCTGACCAGCGTGCTGATCCCGGTGCTGGTCCGCCGGAGCAAGGCCGACCCGGACCGGGGCGAGGCGTACGCCCAGCGGCTGCTGACCCTCGCGGTGCTGGCCCTCGCCGCCACCGTGGTGATCGCCCTGCTGCTGGCCTCGACCCTCACCACGCTCTACGCCGGTGGCAAGAACCGGGACTACACGGACCTGGTCACCAACCTGTCGTACCTGATGCTGCCGATGCTGTTCTTCACCGGTGTCAGCGCGTTGATCGCGGCGGTGCTGAACACCCGGGGGCACTTCGCCGCCCCGATGTGGGCGCCGATCCTCAACAACCTGGTCGTCATCGGCACCTTCGGCCTCTACATCGTGGTGTACGGCGCGCAGGCGCTGGGGCCGGGGGACATCGGCTGGGACCGGATCCTGCTGGTCGGCGGGGGCACCCTGCTCGGCGTGGCGGTGCAGGCCGCCGGGCTGCTGCCGGCGCTGCGCAAGGTGGGCTTCCGGTGGAAGCTGCGGCTCGACTTCCGGGAGCTGGGTCTGCGCGAGCTGGCCCGGCTCGGCGGCTGGATGTTCTGCTACGTCGCGGTCAACCAGCTCGGCCTGTTCGTGGTGGTCAACCTGCTCACCCGGGCCGCCGGTGGCGACGAGGACAACGCCGGTCTGCTGATCTACAACAACGTCTTCCTGCTGCTGATGATGGCGCACGGGATCATCGCCGTCTCGATCATCACGGCGCTGATGCCCCGGATGAGCGCCGCCGCCGCCGAGGGCCGGTTCGCCGACGTCACCGCCGACCTGTCCCGGGGCACCCGGATGGTGACGGCGGTACTCGCCCCGATCGCGGTCTGCTACGCGGTGCTGGCCGGCCCGGTCTCCGTGGTGGTCTTCCGGTACGGCGCGTTCACCGGCGACAACGCGCTGGCCACCTCGCTGGTGCTGCTGGTGGCCGCGCTGGGCCTGGTGCCGTTCGCGATCAGCCAGCTGTTCACCTTCGCCTTCTACGCCCTGCCGGACACCCGCACCCCGGCGCTGGTGAACATCCCGGTGGTGATCCTGCGGGTGGCCGTGCAGATCGGGGTCTTCGTCGCCTTCTCGGCCACCTTCGCGGCGGCCGGCATGATGCTCGGCAACGCCGTCTCGTACGTGGCGGCGGCGGTGCTCTCGGCGCTGCTGCTGCGGCCCCGGGTCGGCCGGATCGGGCTGGGCCGGATCATGCGGACCATGGGCAAGGTGCTGGTGGCGGCGCTCGGCGCGGCGCTGGTCGGCCTGTTGGTGGTCGGCCTGCTCCCGGGCGATCCGGGCAACCTGAGCTGGACGGCGGCGGCGGTACGGCTGGTCGGAGGCGGGGTGGTGATCGGCGGGACGTACCTGGGCCTGGCGATGGTGCTGCGGATCGGCGAGATCACCGAGGTGGTCGCCATGGTCCGCCGCCGCCTCGGCCGCTGA
- a CDS encoding CCA tRNA nucleotidyltransferase, with translation MSEASAPHTAERRELTTAQRNAVAELLRVSPVADELGRRFARAGHELHLVGGSVRDALLGRLGDDLDFCTDARPDQTLRIVKGWAESIWETGREFGTIGCQRDGLRLEVTTFRAEAYDQVSRNPVVEYGENLTDDLRRRDFTVNAMAVSLPDHRFTDPHGGLDDLAAKIIRTPGTPAESFGDDPLRMLRAARFAAQLCFAVHPDVRTAMTAMAADLDRITAERIRDEFTKLLCGTDPVTGLRLLVDTGLADRFLPELTGLKLTIDEHAQHKDVYEHTLTVVSNAVSYETDGADFVLRMAALMHDVGKPATKAVGPDGRVSFHHHEVVGARLTKARMKAMRYPKDVTAQVTKLVGLHLRFYGYGRGEWTDSAVRRYVTDAGDLVDRLHKLTRSDCTTRNRRKAAQLAADYDALEERITRIAAEEDLARVRPDLDGNAIMELLGVPPGPVVGRAWQHLKELRLERGPLDRDEAEAELLRWAGEQGLR, from the coding sequence ATGTCCGAAGCCTCCGCACCCCACACCGCCGAGCGCCGTGAGCTGACCACCGCGCAGCGCAACGCCGTCGCCGAGCTGCTCCGCGTCTCCCCGGTCGCCGACGAGCTGGGCCGCCGGTTCGCCCGTGCCGGCCACGAGCTGCACCTGGTGGGCGGTTCGGTACGCGACGCACTGCTCGGTCGGCTCGGCGACGACCTCGACTTCTGCACCGACGCCCGACCCGACCAGACGCTGCGGATCGTCAAGGGCTGGGCCGAGTCGATCTGGGAGACCGGGCGGGAGTTCGGCACCATCGGGTGCCAGCGCGACGGCCTCCGGCTGGAGGTCACCACCTTCCGTGCCGAGGCGTACGACCAGGTCAGCCGTAACCCGGTCGTCGAGTACGGCGAGAACCTCACCGACGACCTGCGGCGGCGCGACTTCACCGTCAACGCGATGGCGGTCAGCCTCCCCGATCACCGGTTCACCGACCCGCACGGCGGGCTGGACGACCTGGCCGCGAAGATCATCCGTACCCCCGGCACCCCGGCCGAGTCGTTCGGTGACGACCCGCTGCGAATGCTGCGGGCCGCCCGGTTCGCCGCCCAACTCTGCTTCGCCGTCCACCCCGACGTGCGGACGGCGATGACGGCGATGGCCGCCGACCTGGACCGGATCACCGCCGAGCGGATCCGCGACGAGTTCACCAAGCTGCTCTGCGGCACCGACCCGGTGACCGGGCTGCGGCTGCTGGTCGACACCGGGCTGGCCGACCGGTTCCTGCCCGAGCTGACCGGTCTCAAGCTGACCATCGACGAGCACGCCCAGCACAAGGACGTCTACGAGCACACCCTGACCGTGGTGAGCAACGCGGTGTCGTACGAGACCGACGGCGCTGACTTCGTGCTGCGGATGGCCGCGCTCATGCACGACGTGGGCAAGCCGGCGACCAAGGCGGTCGGGCCGGACGGCCGGGTCAGCTTCCACCACCACGAGGTGGTCGGCGCCCGGCTGACCAAGGCCCGGATGAAGGCGATGCGCTACCCCAAGGACGTCACCGCCCAGGTCACCAAGCTGGTCGGCCTGCACCTGCGGTTCTACGGCTACGGCCGGGGCGAGTGGACCGACTCGGCCGTCCGCCGGTACGTCACCGACGCCGGTGACCTGGTGGACCGGCTGCACAAGCTGACCCGTTCCGACTGCACCACCCGCAACCGGCGCAAGGCGGCCCAGCTCGCCGCCGACTACGACGCGCTGGAGGAACGGATCACCCGGATCGCCGCCGAGGAGGACCTGGCCCGGGTCCGGCCCGACCTGGACGGTAACGCGATCATGGAGTTGCTCGGCGTGCCGCCGGGGCCGGTGGTCGGCCGGGCCTGGCAGCACCTCAAGGAGCTGCGCCTGGAACGCGGCCCGCTCGACCGCGACGAGGCCGAGGCGGAGCTGCTCCGCTGGGCCGGGGAGCAGGGCCTGCGCTGA
- a CDS encoding flotillin family protein — protein MPLLIAIVGAVVLALVLVLFVLSRIKVAGPNEAFIVTGRKGRTTQTADGGRSTDNSGQKVVLGASVFVLPVVQKLQSLDLSSRRIDVGIRGAVSKQGIRADLHGVAIVKVGGTEDAIRAAAQRFLHQQDEIDNFTREVLAGALRSIVGRLTVEEVIRDRAAFANAVAEEAEHSMTNQGLVLDTFQLQDILAEGSYLQDLGRPEAARVLKDAAIAEARARQQAEQERLLAEEAIAEANRNLSLKQAGIQAEIDAAKAKSAAAGPLAQAERDQAILSEQQKVAERNAELKQRQLDTEVRKPADAARYKVEQEAEAARNAAVLNADAQRQATIAAAQAAAEQARLTGEGERARRAALAEANAIEGAKEGEAEQRRRSAIAEAVEREGQAEATAILARGQAEADAMARKAEAFAAYGEAAVLDLLVKMLPQVVEAASAPIGAIDKLTVISTDGASSLTKSVAGNVAQGLQLGSDLTGIDLSALLAKLGAASAGSPANGKPPVEGSAVETR, from the coding sequence ATGCCTCTCCTCATCGCCATCGTCGGCGCGGTCGTCCTCGCCCTCGTCCTCGTGTTGTTCGTGCTCTCCCGGATCAAGGTGGCCGGGCCGAACGAGGCGTTCATCGTCACCGGCCGCAAGGGACGGACCACGCAGACCGCCGACGGCGGCCGGTCCACCGACAACTCCGGCCAGAAGGTCGTCCTCGGCGCGTCGGTCTTCGTGCTGCCGGTGGTGCAGAAGCTCCAGTCGCTCGACCTGTCCAGCCGCCGCATCGACGTCGGCATCCGGGGCGCGGTCAGCAAGCAGGGCATCCGGGCCGACCTGCACGGCGTCGCCATCGTCAAGGTCGGCGGCACCGAGGACGCCATCCGGGCCGCCGCCCAGCGCTTCCTGCACCAGCAGGACGAGATCGACAACTTCACCCGGGAGGTGCTGGCCGGCGCGCTGCGCTCGATCGTCGGTCGGCTCACCGTCGAGGAGGTCATCCGGGACCGGGCCGCGTTCGCCAACGCGGTCGCCGAGGAGGCCGAGCACTCGATGACCAACCAGGGTCTGGTGCTGGACACCTTCCAGCTCCAGGACATCCTGGCCGAGGGGTCGTACCTGCAGGACCTCGGTCGGCCGGAGGCGGCCCGGGTGCTCAAGGACGCGGCCATCGCCGAGGCCCGCGCCCGGCAGCAGGCCGAGCAGGAGCGGCTGCTGGCCGAGGAGGCGATCGCCGAGGCGAACCGGAACCTGTCGCTGAAGCAGGCCGGCATCCAGGCCGAGATCGACGCGGCGAAGGCCAAGTCGGCGGCGGCCGGGCCGCTCGCCCAGGCCGAGCGGGACCAGGCGATCCTCTCCGAGCAGCAGAAGGTCGCCGAGCGCAACGCCGAACTCAAGCAGCGTCAGCTCGACACCGAGGTGCGCAAGCCGGCCGACGCGGCCCGGTACAAGGTGGAGCAGGAGGCGGAGGCGGCCCGCAACGCGGCGGTGCTGAACGCCGACGCGCAGCGGCAGGCCACCATCGCCGCCGCCCAGGCCGCCGCCGAGCAGGCCCGGCTCACCGGTGAGGGCGAGCGGGCCCGCCGGGCGGCGCTGGCCGAGGCGAACGCGATCGAGGGTGCCAAGGAGGGCGAGGCCGAGCAGCGTCGCCGGTCCGCGATCGCCGAGGCGGTCGAGCGGGAGGGCCAGGCCGAGGCCACCGCCATCCTGGCCCGCGGTCAGGCCGAGGCCGACGCGATGGCCCGCAAGGCCGAGGCGTTCGCCGCGTACGGCGAGGCGGCCGTGCTCGACCTGCTGGTCAAGATGTTGCCGCAGGTGGTCGAGGCGGCCAGTGCCCCGATCGGTGCGATCGACAAGCTGACGGTGATCTCCACCGACGGGGCGTCCTCGCTGACCAAGTCGGTGGCCGGCAACGTGGCGCAGGGCCTCCAGCTCGGCTCCGACCTCACCGGCATCGACCTGTCGGCCCTGCTGGCCAAGCTGGGCGCGGCGTCGGCCGGTTCGCCGGCCAACGGCAAGCCGCCGGTCGAGGGCAGCGCGGTCGAGACCCGCTGA
- a CDS encoding methylated-DNA--[protein]-cysteine S-methyltransferase gives MRWTVLDSPIGEFSVATDDAAVCGAHFGRVTSAADRPGDALAGRAVAELRAYFAGELTGFTVPVAAPRGSEFERAVWQEMTRIPYGETLTYGEVARRVGDPGAARAVGVACNRNPVPVIVPCHRIVGAGGKLVGFGGGLPRKVTLLELEAGVALRRAWS, from the coding sequence ATGCGTTGGACCGTGCTCGACTCGCCGATCGGGGAGTTCTCCGTCGCCACCGACGACGCAGCGGTCTGCGGCGCGCACTTCGGCCGGGTCACGTCGGCGGCCGACCGGCCCGGCGACGCGCTGGCCGGTCGGGCGGTCGCCGAGCTGCGGGCGTACTTCGCCGGTGAGCTGACCGGGTTCACCGTGCCGGTAGCTGCCCCGCGCGGCTCCGAATTCGAGCGCGCCGTGTGGCAGGAGATGACCCGGATCCCGTACGGGGAGACGCTCACCTACGGCGAGGTGGCCCGGCGGGTCGGCGACCCCGGCGCGGCACGGGCGGTCGGGGTGGCCTGCAACCGCAACCCGGTCCCGGTGATCGTGCCCTGCCACCGGATCGTCGGCGCGGGCGGCAAGCTGGTCGGCTTCGGTGGCGGGCTGCCCCGCAAGGTGACCCTGCTGGAGCTGGAGGCGGGGGTGGCCCTGCGCCGCGCCTGGTCCTGA
- a CDS encoding DUF397 domain-containing protein gives MATVNPLTNAGLPVAWHVSTRSGNGDGNCVEAGPVLDSSGRFAVRDSKDRGGPLLLYPAAGWAAFVTDLRAGRLAPLS, from the coding sequence ATGGCGACGGTCAACCCCCTCACCAACGCCGGGCTCCCGGTGGCCTGGCATGTCAGCACCCGCAGCGGCAACGGCGACGGTAACTGTGTCGAGGCCGGGCCGGTGCTGGACAGCAGTGGTCGCTTCGCCGTACGCGACAGCAAGGACCGTGGCGGACCGCTTCTGCTCTACCCCGCCGCCGGCTGGGCCGCCTTCGTCACGGACCTCCGCGCAGGTCGCCTCGCCCCACTCTCCTGA
- a CDS encoding helix-turn-helix domain-containing protein, with translation MPNEHASTLRAQWLGQQLREMREKSRLTLRDVGECLNRNASTVSRIESGMLPARVPEVLTYLDVCGIDDPKRRDDLKTMAQDVWQKGWWDGLAANVAASLIDWIWLESRATAIDSFQDSVIPGLLQTRTYAETVIRAADEDLADDQLHRFVDLRMTRQQRLSQPDPIRLSVIINEGALRRMVGGPETMRAQLAHLREMAGWPNVEIMILPFTAGAHASPNGAFDVFRMRRPYPPAGCISTVVGTVVVEGEKADSLHQRYNRLRRAALRNGAVQRVLFDLEARLE, from the coding sequence ATGCCAAACGAACATGCGTCCACGCTCCGCGCTCAATGGCTCGGTCAGCAGCTCCGCGAGATGCGGGAGAAGTCCCGGCTGACGCTGCGGGATGTGGGCGAATGCCTCAACCGAAACGCCAGCACTGTCAGCCGGATCGAATCAGGCATGCTGCCGGCCCGAGTGCCAGAGGTGTTGACCTACCTCGACGTATGCGGGATCGACGACCCGAAGAGACGTGACGACCTCAAGACGATGGCGCAGGACGTGTGGCAGAAGGGTTGGTGGGATGGACTCGCCGCCAACGTCGCCGCGTCCTTGATCGATTGGATCTGGCTGGAGAGTCGAGCCACCGCGATCGACTCCTTCCAGGATTCAGTCATCCCCGGCCTGCTCCAGACCAGGACATATGCCGAGACCGTCATCCGGGCGGCCGACGAGGATCTCGCGGACGATCAGCTTCACCGCTTCGTTGATCTGCGCATGACCCGTCAACAGCGGTTGAGCCAACCAGATCCGATCCGACTCTCGGTCATCATCAATGAAGGTGCGCTGCGCCGGATGGTCGGCGGGCCCGAGACAATGCGCGCCCAACTCGCCCATCTCCGCGAGATGGCCGGCTGGCCGAACGTCGAGATCATGATCCTGCCGTTCACCGCAGGAGCCCACGCCAGCCCGAACGGCGCCTTCGACGTCTTTCGGATGCGCCGGCCCTATCCACCTGCCGGCTGCATCTCCACGGTTGTCGGAACAGTCGTGGTCGAAGGGGAGAAAGCCGATTCGCTGCACCAGCGCTACAATCGGCTACGCCGGGCGGCGCTGCGCAACGGTGCCGTGCAGCGGGTTCTCTTCGATCTGGAAGCACGTCTGGAGTGA
- a CDS encoding ribbon-helix-helix protein, CopG family — MAFTLNLKPEVEQRLKELAEAEHRSMHKTVEVAVQAYLDRHDRDEWTRQAARRVFEEDAEFFEMLGDR; from the coding sequence ATGGCCTTCACCCTGAACCTGAAGCCCGAGGTCGAGCAGCGACTCAAGGAGCTCGCCGAGGCGGAGCACCGGTCGATGCACAAGACGGTCGAGGTGGCGGTGCAGGCCTACCTGGACCGGCACGACCGGGACGAGTGGACCCGCCAGGCCGCCCGCCGGGTATTCGAGGAGGACGCGGAGTTCTTCGAGATGCTGGGGGACAGATGA
- a CDS encoding inositol-3-phosphate synthase — protein sequence MGSVRVAIVGVGNCASSLVQGVEYYRNADPNDRVPGLMHVTFGDYHVSDVDFVAAFDVDAKKVGMDLAEAIVASENNTIKLCDVAPTGITVQRGPTFDGLGQYYREIIEESDAESVDVVKALRDAQVDVVVCYLPVGSEQAAKFYAQAAIDAGCAFVNALPVFIASDPQWAQKFTDAGLPIVGDDIKSQVGATIVHRALAKLFEDRGVELLRTYQLNFGGNMDFMNMLERNRLVSKKISKTQSVTSQIPHEMVKSDVHIGPSDHVPWLDDRKWAYIRLEGRSFGDTPLNAELKLEVWDSPNSAGVIIDAVRAAKIALDRKIGGPILSASSYFMKSPPVQYADHDAHAAVEGFITGDVER from the coding sequence ATGGGCTCCGTCCGCGTCGCCATCGTCGGTGTGGGTAACTGCGCCTCGTCCCTCGTGCAGGGCGTGGAGTACTACCGCAACGCCGACCCGAACGACCGCGTCCCGGGTCTCATGCACGTCACCTTCGGCGACTACCACGTATCGGACGTGGACTTTGTCGCGGCGTTCGACGTGGACGCCAAGAAGGTCGGCATGGACCTCGCCGAGGCGATCGTCGCCAGTGAGAACAACACCATCAAGCTCTGCGACGTGGCGCCCACCGGCATCACCGTCCAGCGCGGCCCGACCTTCGACGGCCTGGGCCAGTACTACCGCGAGATCATCGAGGAGTCCGACGCCGAGTCGGTCGACGTGGTCAAGGCGCTGCGCGACGCGCAGGTCGACGTGGTCGTCTGCTACCTGCCGGTCGGCTCCGAGCAGGCGGCGAAGTTCTACGCCCAGGCTGCGATCGACGCCGGCTGCGCCTTCGTCAACGCGCTGCCGGTCTTCATCGCCTCCGACCCCCAGTGGGCGCAGAAGTTCACCGACGCCGGGCTGCCGATCGTCGGCGACGACATCAAGAGCCAGGTCGGTGCCACCATCGTGCACCGCGCGCTGGCGAAGCTGTTCGAGGACCGCGGCGTCGAGCTGCTGCGCACCTACCAGCTCAACTTCGGCGGCAACATGGACTTCATGAACATGTTGGAGCGCAACCGGCTGGTCTCGAAGAAGATCTCGAAGACCCAGTCGGTGACCTCCCAGATCCCGCACGAGATGGTCAAGAGCGACGTGCACATCGGCCCGTCGGACCACGTGCCGTGGCTGGACGACCGCAAGTGGGCGTACATCCGCCTGGAGGGCCGTTCCTTCGGTGACACCCCGCTCAACGCCGAGCTGAAGCTCGAGGTGTGGGACTCGCCGAACTCGGCCGGCGTCATCATCGACGCGGTCCGGGCCGCCAAGATCGCCCTGGACCGCAAGATCGGCGGCCCGATCCTCTCGGCCTCCTCCTACTTCATGAAGTCCCCGCCGGTGCAGTACGCCGACCACGACGCGCACGCCGCCGTCGAGGGCTTCATCACCGGCGACGTCGAGCGCTGA
- a CDS encoding PadR family transcriptional regulator, with protein MLELAILGLLQEAPMHGYELRKELTAKLGAIRAAISYGSLYPTLRRLQAAGWITEAAGTPATAEEVPALTSRRGRVVYKITAEGKERFAQLIAQAGPETYDDTGFGVHFAFFARTDQATRLRILEGRRRTIEERREGLRDVLGRAAERLDAYTLELQRHGLDACEREVRWLEELIANERSGRAPVVPRSGTTDGPRDNNSPPPPGASRNERP; from the coding sequence GTGCTGGAACTCGCCATCCTCGGCCTCCTCCAGGAGGCCCCGATGCACGGCTACGAACTCCGCAAGGAGCTCACCGCCAAGCTCGGCGCCATCCGGGCGGCGATCAGCTACGGCTCGCTCTACCCGACCCTGCGCAGGTTGCAGGCGGCGGGCTGGATCACCGAAGCCGCCGGGACACCGGCCACCGCCGAGGAGGTGCCCGCGCTGACCAGCCGCCGCGGGCGGGTGGTCTACAAGATCACCGCGGAGGGTAAGGAACGCTTCGCCCAGCTGATCGCGCAGGCCGGACCCGAGACCTACGACGACACGGGCTTCGGCGTGCACTTCGCGTTCTTCGCCCGCACCGACCAGGCGACCCGCCTGCGCATCCTGGAGGGTCGCCGGCGCACGATCGAGGAGCGTCGCGAAGGACTTCGGGACGTGCTGGGCCGGGCAGCCGAGCGTCTCGACGCGTACACCCTGGAACTGCAACGCCACGGGCTCGACGCCTGCGAGCGTGAGGTCCGCTGGCTGGAGGAGCTCATCGCCAACGAGCGCTCCGGCCGTGCCCCGGTCGTCCCGCGATCCGGAACGACCGACGGTCCACGAGACAACAACAGCCCGCCTCCGCCTGGAGCGTCCAGGAATGAGCGGCCGTGA
- a CDS encoding DUF5318 domain-containing protein, translating to MRTSRQVVDYSLQKRAVLRELLAGRIGTHDVCDASPYLKSAARFHGEPTDQRCPICRSENLIHVHYIYGDELRQSAGQARALAELSVLAMTLGEFQVFVVEVCLGCDWNHLVEQFLLGRDGLVEGGPEQGAADAATAATQGRRREAQR from the coding sequence ATGCGTACGTCTCGCCAGGTGGTCGACTACTCGCTCCAGAAGCGGGCAGTCCTGCGTGAGCTGCTCGCCGGGCGGATCGGCACGCACGACGTCTGCGACGCTTCGCCGTACCTGAAGAGCGCGGCCCGTTTCCACGGGGAACCGACAGACCAGCGGTGTCCGATCTGCCGGAGCGAGAACCTGATCCACGTCCACTACATTTACGGGGACGAACTCCGGCAGTCCGCCGGTCAGGCCCGGGCACTGGCCGAACTGTCCGTGCTGGCGATGACGTTGGGTGAGTTCCAGGTCTTCGTGGTCGAGGTGTGCCTCGGCTGTGACTGGAACCATCTCGTCGAGCAGTTCCTGCTCGGCCGGGACGGGCTGGTCGAGGGCGGCCCGGAGCAGGGGGCGGCGGACGCCGCCACCGCTGCCACCCAGGGACGAAGGCGAGAGGCGCAACGGTGA